The genomic window TTGTTGACGCTGGGCGGCACTTCGTTGGCTTTACCGTAGCCCCAGCCGACTCGGCCTTTCCCGTCGCCCACGACGACCATCGCGGCGAAACTGAAACGGCGACCGCCTTTGACCACGGCAGCACAGCGTTTGATTTTCACAACGCGATCGAGCAATTCGCCTGGTTGAGTAGATTGAGACACGTTCAACTCGAATGTTTGATTGGGTTCTGGGAGTGTGGGTTGCGGGGCCGCGTGCGGCGCGACCCGCCATTGTGGGCCATCAAGGGCTAGAACTGCAAGCCGGCTTCGCGAGCCGAATCGGCAAAGGCTTTGACGCGTCCGTGGTAGCGGTTGTGACCGCGGTCCAGACGAACCTTGCTGATGCCGGCGGCGGCCGCCTTTTCGGCGATCGCTTTGCCCACCGCGGCGGCGGCGTCGCAGTTACCGCCATATTGGATGGCGTCGCGGGTGTCTTTGTCCCGCGTGCTGGCGCTGGCCAGGGTTTTGCCGGCCGTATCGTCGATCAACTGGCAAGCAAAGTGCTTGAGGCTCCGCTGCACACTCAGGC from Roseimaritima ulvae includes these protein-coding regions:
- the rplR gene encoding 50S ribosomal protein L18, producing MDKNKKLNVKKLRRRQHVRNKLRGTAEAPRLSVQRSLKHFACQLIDDTAGKTLASASTRDKDTRDAIQYGGNCDAAAAVGKAIAEKAAAAGISKVRLDRGHNRYHGRVKAFADSAREAGLQF